GTTTCGCACCGTTCGCGCCGCTTCGTTCCGACCAGACGTGCGGCGCTCGCCGCCGTCGCCGCCGTGACCGCCGCCGGGCTGCTGAGCGCCTGCGGCTACGGCTCGAAGGCGGCCACGACCTCTTCTGACAACGGCTCCGCCTCCACTGCGGCCTCGGGCGCCGCGGCGCTCTCGACCGGCACCGTGCACATCGGCTACTTCGCCAACCTGACCCACGCGACGCCGCTGATCGGCATCTACGACGGCAAGTTCGCGGCGGCGCTGGGCGGCACGAAGATAGCCACGCAGATCTTCAACGCCGGCCCTAGCGAGATCGAGGCGCTGAACTCCGGCGCGATCGACATCGCCTGGATCGGCCCCTCCCCCGCGATCAACGGCTACGTGAAGTCGAAGGGCGCGGCGCTCAAGATCATCTCCGGTGCCACCTCCGGCGGCGCCGAGCTGGTCGTCAACCCGGCCACGATCAAGAGCGAGGCCGACCTCAAGGGCAAGAAGATCGCCACCCCGCAGGCCGGCAACACCCAGGACGTGGCGCTGCTCAACTACCTGGCCGGCAAGGGCCTCAAGGTCGACCCGAAGACCGGCGGCGGCGACGTCTCGGTCATCCGGACCGACAACAGCGTCACCCCGTCCGCCTACGCCTCCGGCCAGATCGACGGCGCGTGGGTGCCCGAGCCGACCGCGTCGAAGCTGGTCGCCGAGGGCGCGAAGGTGCTCATCGACGAGAAGTCGCTGTGGCCGAACGGCAAGTTCGTCTCCACCAACGTCGTCGTCTCGCAGTCCTTCCTCAAGGCCCACCCGGACGTGGTCAAGGCCGTGCTGAAGGCGTCCGTCGACACCAACGCCTGGATCACCGCCAACCCGGCCCAGGCCCAGCAGGACGCCAACGCCGCGCTCAAGGCGCTCAGCGGCAAGGCCCTCAGCGCCAAGGTGCTCGCCGCCGCCTGGAGCGAGCTCTCCGTCACCGACGACCCGCTGGCCGCGACCCTGCAGAGCGAGGCGCAGCACGCCGTGACCGCGGGCTTCATCAAGCAGCCCGACCTCAGCGGCATCTACGACCTCACTCTGCTCAACCAGGTCCTGACCGCCGAGGGCAAGCCGGCCGTCTCCGCCGCCGGACTCGGCGCGCAGTAGCCGGCGCGGGACCCGCATGACTCCGGGAGCCGCTCCGTTCCGCGTCGATGCCCGATCCACTCGGGCCGGAGCGGCCTCCGGCCACAATTCGACACCACCCCACGACCGCAGCCCGAACCAGGAGGTGACCGCATGACCGCCCTGCTGACCGAAGCCGGCCTCATGACCGAGACCGCTGTCCGGCTGGACCACGTCACCAAGTCCTTCGGCCGCAGCGCAGCGGCCCACGTCGTCCTGGACGACATCAGCCTGAACGTCGCCCCCGGCGAGTTCGTCTGCCTGCTCGGCGCCTCCGGCTGCGGCAAGTCGACCCTGCTCAACCTGGTGGCCGGACTGGACCGTCCGACCAGCGGCGCGATCGAGGTGCCCGGCGGGCGCGCCGCGCTGATGTTCCAGGAGCACGCGCTCTTCCCGTGGCTGACCGCCGGCCAGAACATCGAGCTGGCGCTGCGGCTGCGCGGCGTGCCGCGCGGCGAGCGCCGCGCGGAGGCCCAGCGGCTGCTGGAGCTGGTCCGCCTCGGCGGCGCGCACGGCAAGCGCGTGCACGAGCTGTCCGGCGGCATGCGCCAGCGCGTCGCGATGGCCCGCGCGCTCGCCCAGGACGCCAAGGTGCTGCTGATGGACGAGCCCTTCGCCGCGCTCGACGCGATCACCCGCGACGTGCTGCACGAGGAGCTCATCCAGATCTGGACCGAGACCGGCGTCTCCGTCCTGTTCGTCACGCACAACGTGCGCGAGGCCGTCCGGCTCGCCGAGCGTGTCGTGCTGCTCTCCTCCCGCCCCGGGCGCATCGCCCAGGAGTGGACCATCGACCTGCCCCAGCCGCGCCGGATCGAATCGGCGGGCGTGGCCGACCTCGCGGTGGAGATCACCGACCAGCTCCGAGGGGAGATCCGCCGCCATGTCCAGCACTGATCTGATCAAGACCGCGCCGGCCCCTCCCGGCGCCTCCGCCTCCGACGCCGCGTCCGTCGGCGCGGGCCTGGACGCGCTGGAGACCGAGACCGTCGAGCGCACTCCCTTCCGGCAGGTGCTCACCGGCAAGGTGCTGCCGCCGCTGATCGCGATCGCGCTGGTGCTGGTGGTCTGGCAGCTCGCGTACGCCGCCCACATCAAGCGTCCCGACCTGCTGCCCAGCCCGCTCGACGTCTGGAACAGCCTGCACGACCAGTGGCTGCAGGGGACCATCCTCTCGACCATCTGGACCTCCCTCTCACGGGGTGTGCTGGGGTTCGTGATCTCGGTCGTGATCGGCACGCCGATCGGCCTGCTGGTGGCCAAGGTGAAGCCGGTCCGCGCCGCGATCGGGCCGATCCTGTCCGGCCTGCAGTCGATCCCGTCCGTCGCCTGGGTGCCCGCCTCGGTGATCTGGTTCGGGCTCAGCAACGCGACCATCTACGCCGTCGTCCTGCTCGGCGCGGTGCCCTCGATCGCCAACGGCCTGGTCGCCGGCGTGGACCAGGTGCAGCCGATCTACCTGCGGGCCGGGCGGACCCTGGGCGCCACCGGCCTGCGCGGGATCTGGCACGTGCTGCTGCCGGCCGCGCTGCCCGGCTACATCGCCGGGCTCAAGCAGGGCTGGGCCTTCTCCTGGCGCTCGCTGATGGCCGCCGAGCTCATCGCCAGCTCGCCCGCGCTCGGCCTGGGGCTGGGAGCGCAGCTCGAGTTCTCCCGCGAGAACCTCGACATGAGCGGTGTGCTCGCCACCATCATTCTCATCCTCGTCGTCGGCATCGGCATCGAGCTGCTCGTCTTCAACCCGATCGAGCGACGCGTGCTGCGGTCCCGCGGCCTGCTGACGGCTCGCCGGTGACGGGCGGACGCGATGACCAGGCTCCTCCTCCTCGCCCACGGCAGCCGTGACCCGCGGCACGCCGCGACCATGACCGAGCTCGCCGCGCTGACCCGCGCGGCGCGCGCGGGCGTGGACGTGCGCGTCGGCTACCTCGACCACTGCGCGCCCCGGATCCCGCGCGCGCTGGAGCAGTTGGCCGAGGAGGGTGAGGGCCCGGTCGTCGCGGTGCCGCTGCTGCTCGCACGGGCCTACCACGCCAAGACCGACATCCCCGGCGTGCTGCGCGAGGCGGCGGCCAGGCTGCCGCGCCTGAACGTCCGTCAGGCGGAGGTGCTGGGGCCCTCACCGCTGCTGCTGCGCGCGCTGGAGCGCCGACTGGCCGAGGCGGGCGTCCGCCCCTCCGCCGACACCGGCGTCGTGCTCGCGGCGGCCGGCTCCTCCGACCCGGCCGCGAACGCGGCGGTCCGCGCGACGGCCGCCGCCTGGGCCCGCACGGCCGGCTGGGGCGGCGTGGCCGTGGCCCACGCCTCCGCCGCGCCCCCGTCCGTGGCCGACGCCGCGGCCGCCCTCCGCGCCCAGGGCCTGCGCCGCCTCGCCGTCGCCCCTACCTGCTCGCCCCCGGCCTGCTCCCCGACCGCATCACGGCCCAGGCCGCGACGGCGGGCATCCCCACCGTCGCGGCCCCGCTCGGCGCGTCCCCCGACCTCGCCGAGCTGCTGTGGCAACGCTACGACGAGGCACTGACAACCGCGCACCTGCCGCTGGCCGTCGGGGCCTGAACCCGGGTCAGAGGGCGATCCAGTAGCGGCGCTTCGCGCCGTGTTCCGTGCGCCGGACGTCTTCCAGGACGCCGCCGTTGCGTTCGATGGTGACGGCGGAGGCGGTGTTGTCCTCGTCGCAGGTGACCAGGACGCGGTCCAGGCCGAGCGCACGGGCCTCGGGCAGCGCCGCGCCCAGCGCCCAACTCGCCAGCCCGCGGCGCCGTGCGGAGGGCCGGACGCTGTAGCCGATGTGGCCGCCGACGGCGAAGAGGAAGTCGTTGACGTAGTGGCGCAGGTCGATCGCACCGAGGTACGCGCCGTCGGCGGCGATCCACCAGTGCGTGGCGTGCACCCGGCCCTCGCCCACCGGGCGGGACCGGTCGGCCTGGAGCAGCAGGCGGTCGACCCACTCGGCGAAGCCCTCGGGAGCATCGAGGTCGAGATCGCCCGCGAGCCGCAGACCGGTGCCGTCCTGGTGCGCGCCCGCAGGCCACTCGTCGCGGGCCTCCCGCCAGGAGGCGTGCAGGGCGGCGGTGGGCGGGATCAGCTCGGGCATGGCTGGACCCTAGCACCGGCGAAAACGCGCAGGAGGGGCCGCAGCCCTGCCCGGCTGCGGCCCCTCCTGCTGCTCGGCGACTCAGCGTCGGATCAACGCCGGCCGGAGTCCACCTGCTCGCCGACGGCGTCGCCGTCGTCCT
This genomic interval from Streptacidiphilus rugosus AM-16 contains the following:
- a CDS encoding ABC transporter substrate-binding protein — translated: MSQPSVSHRSRRFVPTRRAALAAVAAVTAAGLLSACGYGSKAATTSSDNGSASTAASGAAALSTGTVHIGYFANLTHATPLIGIYDGKFAAALGGTKIATQIFNAGPSEIEALNSGAIDIAWIGPSPAINGYVKSKGAALKIISGATSGGAELVVNPATIKSEADLKGKKIATPQAGNTQDVALLNYLAGKGLKVDPKTGGGDVSVIRTDNSVTPSAYASGQIDGAWVPEPTASKLVAEGAKVLIDEKSLWPNGKFVSTNVVVSQSFLKAHPDVVKAVLKASVDTNAWITANPAQAQQDANAALKALSGKALSAKVLAAAWSELSVTDDPLAATLQSEAQHAVTAGFIKQPDLSGIYDLTLLNQVLTAEGKPAVSAAGLGAQ
- a CDS encoding ABC transporter ATP-binding protein, which gives rise to MTALLTEAGLMTETAVRLDHVTKSFGRSAAAHVVLDDISLNVAPGEFVCLLGASGCGKSTLLNLVAGLDRPTSGAIEVPGGRAALMFQEHALFPWLTAGQNIELALRLRGVPRGERRAEAQRLLELVRLGGAHGKRVHELSGGMRQRVAMARALAQDAKVLLMDEPFAALDAITRDVLHEELIQIWTETGVSVLFVTHNVREAVRLAERVVLLSSRPGRIAQEWTIDLPQPRRIESAGVADLAVEITDQLRGEIRRHVQH
- a CDS encoding ABC transporter permease, whose amino-acid sequence is MSSTDLIKTAPAPPGASASDAASVGAGLDALETETVERTPFRQVLTGKVLPPLIAIALVLVVWQLAYAAHIKRPDLLPSPLDVWNSLHDQWLQGTILSTIWTSLSRGVLGFVISVVIGTPIGLLVAKVKPVRAAIGPILSGLQSIPSVAWVPASVIWFGLSNATIYAVVLLGAVPSIANGLVAGVDQVQPIYLRAGRTLGATGLRGIWHVLLPAALPGYIAGLKQGWAFSWRSLMAAELIASSPALGLGLGAQLEFSRENLDMSGVLATIILILVVGIGIELLVFNPIERRVLRSRGLLTARR
- a CDS encoding GNAT family N-acetyltransferase → MPELIPPTAALHASWREARDEWPAGAHQDGTGLRLAGDLDLDAPEGFAEWVDRLLLQADRSRPVGEGRVHATHWWIAADGAYLGAIDLRHYVNDFLFAVGGHIGYSVRPSARRRGLASWALGAALPEARALGLDRVLVTCDEDNTASAVTIERNGGVLEDVRRTEHGAKRRYWIAL